A genomic region of Candidatus Thorarchaeota archaeon contains the following coding sequences:
- a CDS encoding pyridoxal-5-phosphate-dependent protein subunit beta has translation MIDLTIHPEQLERTVQRCRERNIVIPTFAQMKNPTELVPDTIKEQLKSIGLWDVVPQNLFRITWKNEPVETGGLYRSLANYIEIPPELSGVEARIIGLVGKWFPTGAHKVGATFGCLVPPLVTGQFDPTHHKAVWPSTGNYCRGGAYDATLLACESIAILPEEMSKERFDWLRTVAGEIIATPGSESNVKEIYDKVWDLRRTRDDIFVFNQFSEFGNYLFHYDVTGHAMEEVLKKEGGHFQGVTLTTGSAGTIACGDYLKQVYPASKIVAGEALQCPTLLLNGYGAHRIEGIGDKHVPWIHNVRNTDMVIAIDDNDTMDLIRLFNEPSGREYLIKDVGVSEDLVSHLDLLGISSVANILMAIKFAKYYELGHKDVVMTVFTDSMEMYNSRLREARTARGEYTRDHAIRDYHAHLLGQKTDAMQELTFYERKRIHHLKYFTWIEQQHFPLDELNRQWYEHKEYWSNIQGLVPKIDTLITQFNERVGLI, from the coding sequence GTGATCGATCTTACTATCCACCCAGAACAATTGGAACGTACTGTCCAGAGGTGTCGCGAGCGCAATATTGTGATCCCCACTTTTGCTCAGATGAAGAATCCCACCGAGTTGGTCCCTGACACGATTAAAGAGCAGCTCAAGAGTATTGGGCTCTGGGATGTGGTCCCACAGAACCTCTTCAGGATCACGTGGAAGAATGAGCCTGTTGAGACTGGCGGGTTGTACCGCTCACTTGCCAATTACATTGAGATTCCTCCCGAGCTCTCAGGTGTAGAGGCTCGTATCATCGGCCTTGTCGGAAAATGGTTTCCTACTGGCGCTCATAAAGTTGGAGCCACATTCGGTTGTCTTGTTCCCCCACTTGTCACTGGTCAATTCGATCCCACACATCATAAAGCGGTCTGGCCAAGCACTGGGAACTATTGTCGCGGTGGTGCATATGATGCTACACTATTGGCGTGCGAGAGCATAGCCATCCTCCCCGAGGAGATGTCCAAAGAACGCTTCGATTGGCTACGAACAGTCGCTGGTGAAATCATTGCCACTCCCGGATCGGAGAGCAATGTGAAAGAGATTTATGATAAGGTCTGGGATCTGCGTCGTACACGTGACGATATTTTTGTCTTCAATCAGTTCAGTGAGTTTGGGAACTATCTCTTTCACTATGATGTTACTGGTCACGCAATGGAGGAAGTTCTCAAAAAAGAGGGCGGCCATTTTCAGGGAGTCACCCTTACGACAGGTTCTGCTGGAACGATTGCCTGTGGCGACTATCTTAAACAAGTGTATCCAGCATCTAAGATCGTGGCAGGTGAGGCTCTACAATGTCCGACACTGCTTCTTAATGGGTATGGTGCACATCGAATCGAGGGTATTGGTGACAAACATGTTCCTTGGATTCATAATGTTCGGAATACCGACATGGTGATTGCAATCGACGATAATGACACCATGGATCTAATCCGGCTCTTTAACGAGCCATCTGGCAGAGAGTATCTCATCAAAGATGTGGGGGTCTCTGAAGACCTCGTCTCGCACCTTGATCTCTTGGGCATCTCTTCAGTGGCTAACATTCTCATGGCAATTAAATTTGCTAAATATTACGAGCTTGGGCACAAGGATGTTGTCATGACTGTGTTCACTGACTCCATGGAGATGTACAATTCACGTCTTCGAGAAGCTCGTACCGCTCGTGGCGAATATACTCGTGATCATGCGATTCGTGATTATCATGCACATCTCTTGGGGCAAAAGACAGACGCCATGCAGGAACTGACCTTTTACGAACGCAAGAGAATTCATCATCTCAAGTATTTCACATGGATCGAGCAGCAACATTTTCCACTTGACGAATTGAATCGGCAATGGTATGAGCATAAAGAATACTGGTCCAATATCCAAGGACTTGTTCCAAAGATCGATACACTGATCACGCAATTCAATGAGCGTGTCGGATTGATATAG
- the ppdK gene encoding pyruvate, phosphate dikinase has translation MTAKKYVYKFGAGKADGTGEMKDILGGKGASLASATLLGLPVPPGFTISTEVCNIYMKTGELPDDIKEQIIESLHFLEKTMEKQFGDPTNPLLVSCRSGARQSMPGMMETVLNVGLTTKTLPGLIESTKNERFAYDTYRRLIMMYSDVVMEKAEGLEPEEGKGIRQQLEWIMAHKKESVGAKSDTDLTTEDLKDLVKSFKERVKEVLGKEFPDDPMEQLWGAITAVFKSWNGARAIAYRRIENIPDEWGTACTVQTMVFGNRGDNSATGVAFTRNPATGDNHFYGECLFNAQGEDVVAGIRTPNPLNEVSKNEQNKDLPTLEEKMPTLYQELVNIRSVLEDYARDMVDLEFTIEEGKLFLVQHRVGKRTATAALNIALDMLEDKFIDEKLTVMRITPDQLGQLLFPILDPQEEKKHKPIARGLPAGPGGASGAIVFTSEDAIAWAKKGKNVILIREETSPEDIEGMRAATALLTARGGMTSHAALVTRGWGKCCIVGAADIQVDPYQKRVTIKGKVYHEGDMLTLNGTQGLVYEGQLPMIDSTHNPRLQRFMGLVDKYRRLGVRANADTPEDAKKALEFGAEGIGLFRTEHMFYGTGSDEPLFLLRKMILSQTKTERLDALDELAPHIKKDVKATLEVMDGLPVTIRLLDPPLHEFVPQSRIGQERLAHALGIELEEVRKRGEALHENNPMMGHRGVRLGITYPEIYETQVRAIFEAAIELMQEGKSIKLEIMIPVTVGAAELKAMKMVVDRVYEKVKAEKGVDFEFLYGTMIELPRACMRAGDMADTAQFFSFGTNDLTQMGFGFSRDDIDSFLPEYLDRHLLRNDPFQSIDKRGIGGLIQIAIERGRKTRPDIKLGVCGEHGGDPRSVEFFHQIGLDYVSCSPFRLPIARLAAAQAAIKEEIAKK, from the coding sequence ATGACAGCAAAAAAATATGTATACAAATTTGGCGCAGGAAAAGCAGATGGCACAGGCGAAATGAAGGACATCTTGGGAGGCAAGGGAGCCTCGCTCGCCAGTGCGACTCTACTGGGCTTACCTGTTCCACCAGGTTTCACGATCTCCACAGAGGTCTGTAACATCTACATGAAGACGGGTGAACTTCCAGATGATATCAAGGAACAGATCATCGAATCACTCCATTTCTTGGAAAAGACCATGGAGAAACAATTTGGAGATCCAACAAATCCATTGCTTGTCTCGTGTCGTTCCGGTGCACGGCAGAGCATGCCGGGTATGATGGAAACCGTTCTCAATGTAGGTCTGACCACAAAGACACTCCCGGGCCTGATCGAGTCCACAAAGAATGAGCGCTTTGCATATGACACATATCGAAGACTCATCATGATGTATAGTGATGTCGTGATGGAAAAGGCCGAAGGTCTGGAACCTGAAGAGGGGAAAGGCATCCGCCAACAGCTAGAGTGGATTATGGCGCATAAGAAAGAATCTGTGGGTGCTAAGAGCGACACGGATCTCACGACCGAGGACCTCAAAGATCTCGTCAAGTCATTTAAGGAGCGCGTGAAAGAAGTTCTTGGAAAGGAGTTCCCAGATGATCCGATGGAACAACTATGGGGTGCCATTACTGCGGTCTTCAAGAGCTGGAATGGCGCGCGAGCGATCGCTTATCGACGCATTGAAAACATTCCAGATGAATGGGGAACTGCATGCACTGTACAGACAATGGTCTTTGGTAATAGGGGAGATAACAGCGCCACAGGTGTCGCATTCACACGGAACCCTGCAACTGGTGACAATCACTTCTATGGCGAGTGCCTCTTCAACGCCCAAGGTGAGGATGTCGTAGCAGGGATCAGAACACCAAATCCTTTGAATGAGGTCTCAAAGAACGAGCAGAACAAAGATCTCCCGACTCTTGAGGAGAAGATGCCAACACTCTATCAAGAACTCGTAAATATCCGCTCAGTCCTTGAAGACTATGCCCGTGACATGGTGGACTTGGAATTCACCATTGAAGAAGGCAAACTCTTTCTTGTACAGCATCGTGTGGGGAAACGGACTGCTACTGCTGCTCTGAACATTGCTCTTGATATGCTTGAAGACAAATTCATCGACGAAAAACTGACAGTCATGCGAATCACTCCTGATCAACTCGGCCAACTCTTGTTCCCAATACTTGATCCCCAAGAGGAGAAGAAACACAAGCCCATTGCTCGTGGACTTCCTGCAGGTCCAGGTGGCGCATCTGGCGCAATCGTGTTTACATCAGAGGACGCAATCGCATGGGCAAAGAAAGGAAAGAATGTCATCCTGATCCGTGAAGAGACCAGTCCCGAAGATATCGAGGGGATGCGCGCAGCAACCGCGTTACTCACTGCACGAGGAGGAATGACAAGCCATGCAGCACTGGTGACCAGAGGCTGGGGGAAGTGTTGTATAGTTGGCGCAGCGGACATTCAAGTTGACCCATACCAAAAGCGAGTGACGATCAAAGGCAAGGTGTACCATGAGGGCGATATGCTGACGCTCAACGGTACTCAGGGCCTTGTCTACGAGGGGCAACTCCCCATGATCGATTCAACGCACAACCCACGACTTCAACGGTTCATGGGACTGGTTGACAAGTATCGACGACTTGGAGTACGAGCCAATGCAGATACCCCCGAAGACGCCAAAAAGGCCCTTGAATTTGGTGCCGAAGGGATCGGACTCTTTCGAACAGAGCATATGTTCTATGGAACAGGAAGCGATGAGCCACTGTTCTTGCTCAGAAAGATGATCCTCAGTCAGACCAAGACCGAACGCCTCGATGCCCTTGATGAACTCGCACCACACATCAAGAAGGATGTAAAGGCCACACTTGAGGTCATGGACGGACTACCCGTCACCATACGACTCCTTGATCCACCACTTCACGAGTTTGTTCCTCAGAGTAGAATCGGTCAGGAGCGACTCGCACACGCACTTGGAATCGAACTCGAAGAAGTGCGTAAACGTGGAGAGGCTCTGCACGAGAACAATCCAATGATGGGCCACAGAGGTGTACGTCTGGGCATCACATATCCAGAGATCTACGAAACCCAAGTCCGTGCGATCTTCGAGGCGGCCATCGAACTGATGCAGGAAGGAAAGAGCATCAAGCTAGAGATCATGATCCCAGTGACCGTTGGCGCAGCCGAACTCAAGGCCATGAAGATGGTCGTAGACAGAGTCTATGAAAAGGTCAAGGCCGAGAAGGGTGTTGACTTTGAGTTTCTCTACGGGACCATGATCGAACTGCCACGTGCCTGCATGCGCGCAGGAGACATGGCCGACACGGCTCAGTTCTTCTCATTCGGGACGAACGACCTGACCCAGATGGGCTTTGGATTTAGCCGAGATGACATAGATAGTTTCCTACCTGAATATCTTGATCGCCACCTGCTGAGAAACGATCCGTTCCAGAGTATCGACAAACGTGGAATTGGTGGACTCATTCAGATAGCGATCGAGCGAGGAAGAAAGACTCGGCCAGATATCAAACTGGGAGTCTGTGGTGAGCATGGAGGCGATCCACGGTCTGTTGAGTTCTTCCATCAGATAGGACTCGATTACGTCTCGTGTTCTCCATTTAGACTGCCCATTGCACGCCTTGCTGCGGCTCAGGCTGCAATCAAAGAAGAGATCGCAAAGAAATAG
- a CDS encoding NAD-dependent epimerase/dehydratase family protein, translating into MTKRILVTGSYGQIGTELIVTMRKKYGGDNVVATGRKKPPAILKKDGPYYQLDVLNTGQLHQLLVDLDIDIIVHNASVLSAVGEKNPQLAYRTNVEGSYNVLEAARILKLDQVMIPSSIAAFGPSTPKENTPNDVIMRPTTMYGVTKVFIELLGEYYTQRFGVDFRSLRYPGIISSEALPGGGTTDYAVEIFYEALKNKRYTSFLAEDAALPMMYMPDCIKATIDLIEADARKLKHRSFNVTAMSFTPADIAAEIKKHIPEFAIDYEPDFRQQIAESWPRSIDDSVAREEWGWKPDYDLSAMVKDMLEKLSKRLGIKY; encoded by the coding sequence ATGACCAAGCGCATTCTTGTGACTGGGAGCTACGGGCAGATTGGAACCGAGCTCATTGTAACAATGAGAAAAAAATATGGTGGTGACAATGTTGTTGCCACTGGAAGAAAGAAACCTCCAGCGATCCTAAAAAAGGACGGCCCATACTACCAGCTTGATGTCCTGAACACAGGGCAACTACATCAGCTACTTGTGGATCTTGATATCGACATCATTGTTCATAATGCATCGGTCCTCTCAGCCGTGGGTGAGAAAAATCCACAGCTCGCGTACAGGACCAATGTTGAGGGATCATACAATGTTCTAGAGGCAGCCAGAATTCTCAAGCTTGATCAGGTCATGATTCCTAGCTCCATAGCTGCGTTCGGTCCATCTACTCCCAAAGAGAATACCCCGAACGATGTGATCATGAGACCCACAACCATGTATGGTGTGACAAAGGTCTTCATTGAACTTTTGGGCGAGTACTATACACAGCGGTTCGGCGTGGACTTTCGATCTCTGCGCTATCCCGGGATCATCAGCTCAGAGGCACTGCCGGGTGGTGGCACAACAGACTATGCAGTCGAGATCTTCTATGAGGCACTGAAGAACAAACGGTACACTTCCTTCCTTGCAGAGGATGCGGCACTGCCAATGATGTACATGCCAGACTGTATCAAGGCAACCATCGATCTCATTGAGGCGGATGCTAGAAAACTAAAGCATCGCAGCTTCAACGTCACTGCAATGAGCTTCACTCCAGCAGATATTGCAGCCGAGATCAAGAAGCACATCCCCGAGTTTGCGATCGACTACGAACCGGACTTTAGACAGCAGATCGCCGAGTCATGGCCACGATCAATTGACGATAGTGTCGCACGTGAAGAGTGGGGTTGGAAACCAGACTATGACCTATCGGCAATGGTCAAAGACATGTTAGAGAAACTATCTAAACGTCTTGGAATCAAATACTAA
- a CDS encoding dihydrolipoyl dehydrogenase, giving the protein MKEYDLIVLGSGAGMNLASTAFEQGLKVAVVENGPLGGTCLNRGCIPTKMLTYVADVIMEMQHAEAVNLKARVEEVDFKGLMERMRHETVGESEQMGRSVQSVEGLDWYHVTGEFVEDYTMKVGDETIRAPYIFIAAGSRPVIPPIKGLDDVGYLTNKTVLELTEQPKSMIIVGGGYVAAEFGHFFSAIGTEVTIVGRNQYLVKNEDHDVSELLKEELSKRMVVLTNHEVTEASEKNGLKAIVAKNRDTGELVELSAETLLIAAGRRSNADLFKPEKTGVETDKRGYVIVDDHFQTTKKHIWAFGDAIGRYMFRHTANEESEIVWYNFAYTLEAERTGKEPKLLSMDYHAIPRAVFSYPQIATVGMTLSEAKESGRELLVGEIDYSGSAKGMAMGVPPGFLRVICDAKSRRILGSTIIGPHAPILIQEIVNLMNCGDGTYVPMFKAIHIHPALPELVQRAFGRMRPLNEDHEHAH; this is encoded by the coding sequence ATGAAAGAATACGATCTTATTGTGCTTGGTTCTGGTGCTGGAATGAATCTGGCATCCACGGCTTTTGAGCAAGGGCTAAAGGTTGCAGTTGTAGAAAACGGTCCTCTTGGGGGGACTTGTCTGAATCGGGGTTGCATTCCCACAAAGATGCTCACGTATGTTGCTGATGTGATCATGGAGATGCAACACGCAGAGGCCGTTAATCTCAAGGCTCGTGTAGAAGAGGTCGATTTCAAGGGTCTTATGGAACGAATGCGCCATGAGACAGTGGGCGAGTCCGAGCAGATGGGTCGTTCTGTCCAATCAGTAGAAGGTCTCGATTGGTATCATGTGACTGGTGAATTTGTAGAAGACTATACAATGAAAGTGGGTGATGAGACCATTCGTGCACCCTACATTTTCATTGCTGCCGGATCGCGTCCAGTCATCCCTCCGATCAAGGGACTTGATGATGTTGGTTATCTGACAAACAAGACGGTCTTAGAATTGACCGAGCAACCAAAGTCGATGATCATTGTTGGTGGTGGCTATGTTGCTGCCGAGTTCGGTCATTTCTTCTCAGCAATAGGGACTGAGGTGACCATAGTCGGTCGAAATCAGTATCTCGTTAAGAATGAGGACCATGATGTTTCTGAGCTGTTGAAAGAAGAGCTCTCCAAACGGATGGTCGTCTTGACGAATCACGAGGTTACTGAGGCGAGTGAAAAGAACGGTCTCAAGGCAATAGTTGCAAAGAACCGCGACACTGGTGAGCTGGTGGAATTGTCAGCCGAGACCCTCTTGATCGCTGCTGGTCGGCGGTCCAATGCGGATCTCTTCAAACCTGAGAAGACGGGAGTCGAAACCGACAAGCGAGGGTATGTTATAGTGGATGATCATTTCCAGACGACAAAGAAACATATCTGGGCCTTTGGTGACGCGATTGGCAGGTACATGTTCAGACATACCGCAAATGAGGAGTCCGAGATCGTCTGGTATAATTTTGCTTACACGCTAGAGGCCGAGCGTACTGGGAAAGAACCCAAGCTTCTCTCGATGGACTATCATGCCATTCCCCGTGCGGTCTTTTCATATCCTCAAATTGCAACAGTGGGTATGACTCTCTCAGAGGCTAAAGAATCCGGACGCGAACTCCTTGTTGGGGAGATTGATTATTCCGGTTCTGCAAAAGGTATGGCCATGGGTGTCCCTCCCGGTTTTCTCAGGGTGATATGTGATGCTAAGAGTCGCCGAATCCTTGGTTCAACCATTATCGGGCCACATGCACCGATCTTGATCCAGGAGATCGTCAATCTGATGAACTGTGGCGATGGGACCTACGTCCCAATGTTCAAGGCCATCCACATCCATCCTGCTCTTCCCGAACTTGTTCAGCGGGCCTTTGGCAGGATGCGTCCACTCAACGAGGATCACGAACATGCTCACTAA
- a CDS encoding saccharopine dehydrogenase NADP-binding domain-containing protein, which yields MKILVVGAGKMGRGAAFDLARNDAVEQVIVGDIDEKQAKKLADDMGPKVIGRQLDASNRASLEKAFSEVDAVISCVSYKVNILHTEVAIATGTHMCDLGGNLDIVKKQLELHDKARDAGITVIPDCGLAPGMVSVIARAGIDYLDSVESVKIRVGGLQQKPHPPLNYALIFSVEGLINEYVEPCMVLRDGKITYEEPLIGFEQIEFPEPFGKLEAFNTSGGTSTLPLTYEGKVKNLDYKTIRYPGHGHKMWTLMKLGLMNQEEQEFDGVKIAPRTVLERLLERNLPPSGKDVTLMRTIIEGWKGTESRTIEYEMIDYYDDATGLTSMMRTTSFPAALAAVMMVDGTISEKGVLPPERSIPPEPFILGLEQRGIDISKRVY from the coding sequence GTGAAGATACTCGTAGTCGGAGCCGGAAAGATGGGTCGTGGCGCCGCCTTTGATCTTGCACGAAATGATGCCGTGGAACAGGTCATTGTTGGCGATATCGACGAGAAGCAAGCGAAAAAATTAGCAGACGATATGGGACCAAAAGTAATTGGTCGCCAATTGGATGCCTCTAATCGTGCAAGTCTAGAAAAGGCATTTTCAGAAGTAGATGCGGTGATTAGCTGTGTCAGTTACAAGGTCAATATCCTACATACGGAGGTGGCCATTGCCACTGGGACTCACATGTGCGATCTTGGAGGCAACTTGGATATTGTCAAGAAACAATTAGAACTTCATGACAAGGCACGTGATGCCGGAATCACGGTCATTCCAGATTGCGGTCTTGCACCGGGTATGGTCAGTGTCATTGCCCGTGCAGGTATTGATTATCTCGACAGTGTAGAGTCTGTGAAGATCCGTGTAGGGGGTCTCCAACAAAAACCACATCCGCCATTGAATTATGCACTCATCTTCAGTGTCGAGGGTCTCATCAACGAGTATGTGGAGCCCTGCATGGTTCTGCGCGATGGGAAGATCACCTACGAAGAACCATTAATTGGTTTCGAACAGATCGAGTTCCCTGAACCCTTTGGCAAACTTGAGGCATTCAATACAAGCGGTGGAACATCCACGCTTCCGCTCACATACGAGGGCAAGGTCAAGAACCTAGATTACAAGACCATCCGATATCCCGGTCATGGTCACAAGATGTGGACGTTGATGAAGCTCGGTCTCATGAATCAGGAGGAGCAAGAGTTTGATGGGGTCAAAATAGCCCCTCGAACCGTACTGGAACGACTGCTTGAAAGAAATCTCCCGCCCTCCGGAAAGGATGTCACGCTGATGCGTACTATTATTGAAGGCTGGAAGGGCACCGAGTCGCGGACCATCGAGTATGAGATGATAGACTATTATGATGACGCGACAGGGCTTACCTCGATGATGAGAACAACGTCATTCCCAGCAGCACTGGCAGCAGTCATGATGGTTGATGGAACAATCTCCGAGAAAGGGGTATTACCACCGGAGAGATCGATACCGCCGGAACCGTTCATTCTCGGTCTCGAACAACGAGGCATTGACATCAGCAAGCGTGTCTACTGA
- the ilvA gene encoding threonine ammonia-lyase, whose amino-acid sequence MVDYEKMYEKIEDARRVLKGIARITPLDRSTTFSKMTGGEIYLKLENLQKTGSFKVRGAAYAMSQLDDDEKKAGVIAASAGNHAQGVAYAATRLGIKSTIVMPIFSPIAKIHATKGYGANVVLHGVAFDDALARAKELAEETGATFLHPFNNEDVIAGQGTIGLEIMDALPDVEVIAVPVGGGGLSTGIAIAAKHINPEVEVYGVEAASADAMRSSLAAGHLVKAERLDTVCDGIAVKQPGKLTYAIAKDKLTGVVTVEELEVTRTLFLLLERAKSVVEPAGTVGLCAYQYGKIDAKGKKAVAVLSGGNIDMSFLTRVINKELFRLGRSVRIRGTILDRVGVLNQIIEVVSGSGVSVIEIVHDRADPDIAPNKAELIMVLEIPEPATLKKLLAALQEKGFHFEVYED is encoded by the coding sequence ATGGTAGACTATGAAAAGATGTATGAGAAGATAGAGGACGCACGAAGAGTCCTCAAGGGAATCGCACGCATCACACCTCTGGACAGATCAACCACCTTCAGTAAGATGACCGGTGGCGAGATCTATCTGAAGCTAGAGAACCTACAGAAGACGGGTTCCTTCAAGGTCAGAGGCGCGGCTTATGCTATGTCCCAGTTAGACGACGATGAGAAAAAAGCAGGAGTGATCGCAGCCTCGGCAGGGAACCATGCACAGGGCGTGGCCTATGCGGCAACTAGACTTGGAATCAAGTCGACGATTGTCATGCCGATATTCTCTCCAATCGCAAAGATCCATGCGACAAAAGGTTACGGTGCAAACGTGGTTCTTCATGGTGTAGCTTTTGATGACGCATTGGCAAGGGCTAAAGAACTCGCCGAAGAAACCGGCGCAACGTTCCTCCACCCATTCAACAATGAAGATGTGATTGCAGGACAGGGCACAATCGGGCTTGAGATCATGGATGCGCTCCCGGATGTTGAGGTCATTGCAGTTCCTGTAGGTGGTGGAGGTCTCTCAACAGGTATCGCCATTGCTGCCAAACACATCAATCCCGAAGTCGAAGTGTATGGGGTAGAAGCTGCAAGCGCAGATGCAATGCGAAGTTCTCTCGCTGCAGGACATCTCGTAAAGGCAGAACGCTTGGATACGGTCTGCGATGGAATTGCTGTGAAACAACCCGGCAAACTGACCTACGCTATTGCCAAGGACAAACTGACGGGTGTCGTGACTGTTGAGGAACTCGAAGTGACAAGAACGCTCTTTCTCTTGCTTGAACGTGCAAAGAGCGTTGTTGAGCCTGCTGGAACCGTAGGGCTCTGTGCCTACCAGTACGGCAAAATCGATGCCAAGGGTAAGAAGGCTGTTGCAGTCTTGTCGGGTGGTAACATCGACATGAGCTTCCTCACGCGAGTAATCAACAAGGAGCTGTTCAGACTCGGTCGTTCAGTCAGAATCCGTGGTACCATTCTCGACAGGGTGGGTGTACTCAACCAGATCATTGAGGTGGTCTCAGGTTCGGGTGTCAGCGTCATAGAGATCGTTCATGATAGAGCCGACCCAGATATTGCACCGAACAAGGCCGAGCTTATTATGGTGCTTGAGATTCCCGAACCAGCAACATTGAAGAAGTTACTTGCTGCACTTCAGGAGAAAGGATTTCACTTTGAAGTGTATGAGGACTAA
- a CDS encoding phosphoenolpyruvate carboxykinase (GTP): protein MSGALSQLTSLLDDENLDKIRRIRHPKAHEFLIDAIRLCEPDSVFVVTDDPVDIERVRQRAIETGEEIPLKLDGHTVHFDGYYDQARDVEHTRYLVPSGESLDRNLRQLNREEGIAEIREILKGSMHGKEMIVRFFSLGPTNSPFSILTMQITDSYYVAHSLDLLYRSAYKQFVEQNDVDDCFLILHSAGRTENMIPVDIDKRRIYIDYTRNTVYSANTTYAGNTVGLKKLAFRLAIRKADREGWLAEHMFIMAVHGPNNRKTYLAGAFPSGCGKTSTAMVTGETIVGDDLAYLKRFGDEVRTANVESGIFGIIRGVNEKDDPVIFKCLTTPGEVIFSNVLVSYGIPYWLGDEREHPRHGINHAGEWHKGMLGPDGKEVPESHRNARYTLRLSSINNLDTAADDPSGVPLGGIIYGGRDPDTSVPVWESFNWDHGVATIGASLESETTAATLGQEGVLKFQAFSNLDFISIPLGKYIQNHFDFVKDLSNPPKIFGVNYFLRGDDGEYLNSKQAKRVWLKWIERRINGDVEALRTPLGLIPRYEDLRALFREVLDREYTLDDYMEQFTIRIEKLIPKYERILKIYREEAEETPQHLLDILEDQLYHLKETRKRYGDRVAPDQFSI from the coding sequence TTGAGTGGAGCACTCTCCCAACTGACCTCGCTCTTAGATGATGAGAATCTCGACAAGATTCGTCGGATTAGACATCCTAAGGCACATGAGTTCTTGATTGACGCAATTAGGCTTTGCGAGCCTGACTCGGTCTTTGTTGTGACCGATGATCCTGTTGATATTGAACGAGTTCGTCAACGGGCTATTGAGACAGGTGAGGAAATCCCCCTGAAGCTCGACGGCCACACTGTTCATTTTGACGGATACTATGATCAGGCACGCGATGTTGAGCATACTCGTTATCTTGTTCCAAGCGGTGAATCTCTTGATCGGAACCTCCGACAACTGAACCGTGAGGAGGGTATTGCTGAAATCCGTGAGATCCTCAAGGGGAGTATGCACGGAAAAGAGATGATCGTGCGGTTCTTTTCTCTGGGGCCGACAAATTCTCCGTTCTCTATCCTTACTATGCAGATCACAGACTCGTATTATGTGGCTCACAGTCTGGATTTATTGTATCGTTCAGCATACAAGCAATTTGTTGAGCAAAATGATGTTGATGATTGTTTCTTGATTCTGCACTCTGCTGGTCGCACTGAGAATATGATCCCCGTAGATATAGACAAACGGAGAATCTACATCGACTATACTCGGAACACTGTGTATAGTGCCAACACGACCTATGCAGGGAACACGGTGGGCCTCAAAAAACTGGCCTTCAGGCTGGCCATCAGAAAGGCTGATCGTGAAGGTTGGCTTGCTGAGCACATGTTCATCATGGCTGTTCATGGGCCGAATAATCGAAAGACCTACCTTGCGGGTGCCTTTCCGTCTGGCTGTGGAAAGACGAGTACTGCAATGGTGACTGGTGAGACCATTGTCGGTGATGACCTGGCATATCTGAAGAGATTTGGTGACGAGGTACGCACGGCGAATGTTGAGTCCGGGATATTTGGCATCATTCGTGGTGTCAATGAGAAAGACGATCCTGTCATCTTCAAGTGCCTCACGACCCCGGGTGAGGTCATCTTTTCAAACGTTCTCGTCAGCTATGGAATCCCGTACTGGCTAGGTGACGAGCGCGAGCATCCCCGTCATGGTATCAATCACGCTGGCGAGTGGCACAAGGGCATGCTCGGTCCTGATGGAAAGGAAGTCCCCGAGTCCCATAGAAACGCCCGATATACGCTTCGGTTGTCATCGATCAATAACCTTGACACTGCCGCTGATGATCCCTCTGGCGTGCCACTTGGCGGCATTATCTATGGCGGACGTGATCCTGATACCTCAGTCCCCGTCTGGGAGTCATTTAATTGGGATCACGGAGTTGCGACTATAGGTGCAAGTCTCGAGTCCGAGACCACTGCGGCCACTCTTGGTCAAGAGGGGGTTCTCAAGTTCCAAGCATTTTCCAATCTCGACTTTATCTCAATTCCTCTTGGCAAGTATATCCAGAACCACTTTGATTTCGTCAAGGACCTCTCTAACCCTCCAAAGATCTTCGGGGTTAATTATTTCCTGAGAGGCGATGACGGAGAGTATCTGAACAGTAAGCAGGCAAAGCGGGTCTGGTTGAAGTGGATCGAACGGAGAATCAATGGTGACGTGGAAGCATTGCGTACACCTCTAGGCCTTATTCCACGGTATGAGGATCTAAGGGCATTGTTCCGCGAGGTCCTTGATCGAGAGTATACGCTGGACGACTACATGGAGCAGTTCACAATTCGAATTGAGAAGCTTATTCCAAAGTACGAGCGGATTCTAAAGATCTATCGGGAGGAGGCCGAAGAGACCCCTCAGCACCTCCTTGATATTCTGGAGGATCAGCTCTACCATCTCAAAGAAACTCGTAAGCGCTATGGGGATCGGGTCGCGCCTGATCAGTTCTCCATTTGA